One Paraburkholderia dioscoreae DNA segment encodes these proteins:
- the leuS gene encoding leucine--tRNA ligase encodes MHEKYVPSDVESAAQGQWRAIDAYKTTEVTDKPKFYCVSMLPYPSGKLHMGHVRNYTINDVMYRYLRMNGYNVLMPMGWDAFGMPAENAAMANNVPPAKWTYDNIAYMKKQMQSMGLAIDWSREVATCSPDYYKWNQWLFLKMLEKGIAYKKTGTVNWDPVDQTVLANEQVIDGRGWRSGALVEKREIPMYYMRITQYADELLNDLEGLGWPERVKIMQQNWIGKSFGVNFGFPYEIDGEQKLLRVFTTRADTIMGVTFCAIAAEHPLATRLAKDKPELQAFIEECKRGGVAEADVATMEKKGMATGFYVTHPLTQEQVEVWIGNYVLMSYGEGAVMGVPAHDERDFAFVKKYGLPVKQVVAVEGKEFSTEAWQEWYGEKTGTLINSGKYDGLNYEQAVDQIAADLKELGLGDKQITWRLRDWGVSRQRYWGTPIPIIHCPKCGDVPVPEKDLPVVLPEDLVPDGTGNPLAKSEAFVNCTCPTCGGAAKRETDTMDTFVDSSWYFYRYASPGAKTMVDERTDYWAPMDQYIGGIEHAILHLLYSRFWAKVMRDLGLIKFGEPAKNLLTQGMVLNETYYRENEAGKKTWYNPADVTVSFDDKGRPVGAILNEDGQPVVLGGVEKMSKSKNNGVDPQLLIDQHGADTARLFVMFAAPPEQSLEWSGSGVEGASRFLRRVWSFSQTNEAALRQGGRFDAAQLSDVEKVLRREIYTVLKQADFDYQRLQYNTVVSAAMKMLNALDSAKGARPAVLRETCSVMLRVLYPVVPHLTFQLWRELGYADELGSLLDAPWPKVDEKALEQSEIELVLQVNGKVRGAITVAKDASREAIEQLAAAHEMVAKFSEGKAPKKIIVVPGRLVNVVV; translated from the coding sequence ATGCACGAAAAATACGTTCCCTCCGACGTCGAATCCGCCGCGCAAGGGCAATGGCGCGCCATCGACGCGTACAAGACGACGGAAGTCACCGACAAGCCCAAGTTCTATTGCGTCTCGATGCTGCCGTACCCGTCGGGCAAGTTGCACATGGGTCACGTGCGCAATTACACGATCAACGACGTGATGTACCGCTATCTGCGGATGAACGGCTACAACGTGCTGATGCCGATGGGTTGGGACGCGTTCGGCATGCCGGCGGAAAATGCGGCGATGGCCAACAACGTGCCGCCGGCCAAGTGGACCTACGACAACATCGCTTACATGAAGAAGCAGATGCAGTCGATGGGCCTCGCGATCGACTGGTCGCGCGAAGTCGCGACCTGCAGCCCGGACTACTACAAGTGGAACCAGTGGCTGTTCCTGAAGATGCTGGAAAAGGGCATCGCGTACAAGAAAACCGGCACCGTCAACTGGGATCCGGTCGATCAGACCGTGCTCGCCAACGAGCAGGTGATCGACGGCCGCGGCTGGCGTTCGGGTGCGCTCGTCGAAAAGCGCGAAATCCCGATGTACTACATGCGCATCACGCAGTACGCGGACGAACTGCTGAACGACCTCGAAGGCCTCGGCTGGCCCGAGCGCGTCAAGATCATGCAGCAGAACTGGATCGGCAAGAGCTTCGGCGTGAACTTCGGCTTCCCGTACGAAATCGACGGTGAACAGAAGCTGCTGCGCGTGTTCACTACGCGCGCCGACACGATCATGGGCGTCACCTTCTGCGCGATCGCCGCCGAGCATCCGCTCGCCACGCGTCTCGCGAAAGACAAGCCGGAACTGCAGGCCTTCATTGAGGAATGCAAGCGCGGCGGCGTGGCTGAGGCCGACGTCGCGACCATGGAAAAGAAGGGCATGGCCACCGGCTTCTACGTCACGCATCCGCTGACGCAGGAACAGGTCGAAGTGTGGATCGGCAACTACGTGCTGATGAGCTACGGCGAAGGCGCGGTGATGGGCGTGCCGGCTCACGACGAGCGCGACTTCGCGTTCGTGAAGAAATATGGTCTGCCGGTCAAGCAGGTGGTCGCGGTCGAAGGCAAGGAATTTTCGACCGAAGCCTGGCAGGAATGGTACGGCGAGAAGACCGGCACGCTGATCAACAGCGGCAAGTACGACGGCCTCAACTACGAACAGGCAGTGGACCAGATCGCCGCCGACCTGAAGGAACTGGGCCTCGGCGACAAGCAGATCACGTGGCGTCTGCGTGACTGGGGCGTGTCGCGCCAGCGCTACTGGGGCACGCCGATTCCGATCATCCATTGCCCGAAGTGCGGCGACGTGCCGGTGCCGGAAAAAGATCTGCCGGTGGTGCTGCCGGAAGACCTCGTGCCGGACGGCACGGGCAATCCGCTCGCCAAGTCTGAAGCGTTCGTGAACTGCACCTGCCCGACCTGCGGCGGCGCGGCCAAACGCGAAACCGACACGATGGACACCTTCGTCGATTCGTCGTGGTACTTCTACCGCTATGCGTCGCCGGGTGCGAAGACCATGGTCGACGAGCGCACCGACTACTGGGCGCCGATGGATCAGTACATCGGCGGCATCGAGCACGCGATTCTTCACCTGTTGTACTCGCGCTTCTGGGCGAAGGTGATGCGCGACCTCGGGCTGATCAAGTTCGGCGAGCCGGCCAAAAATCTGCTGACGCAGGGCATGGTGCTCAACGAAACCTACTATCGTGAAAACGAAGCGGGCAAGAAGACCTGGTACAACCCGGCCGACGTAACCGTTTCGTTCGACGACAAGGGCCGCCCGGTCGGCGCGATCCTCAACGAGGACGGCCAGCCGGTGGTGCTCGGCGGTGTCGAGAAGATGTCGAAGTCGAAGAACAACGGCGTCGATCCGCAACTGCTGATCGATCAGCACGGCGCGGACACCGCGCGTCTGTTCGTGATGTTCGCCGCACCGCCGGAGCAGTCGCTCGAATGGTCCGGCTCGGGCGTGGAAGGCGCGAGCCGCTTCCTGCGCCGCGTGTGGAGCTTCAGCCAGACCAACGAAGCCGCATTGCGCCAGGGCGGCAGGTTCGACGCCGCGCAACTGAGCGACGTCGAGAAAGTCTTGCGCCGCGAAATCTACACCGTGCTGAAGCAGGCCGACTTCGACTATCAGCGTCTGCAATACAACACGGTGGTGTCGGCGGCGATGAAGATGCTCAACGCGCTCGACAGCGCGAAGGGCGCCCGCCCGGCCGTGCTGCGCGAAACCTGCAGCGTGATGCTGCGCGTATTGTATCCGGTCGTGCCGCACCTCACGTTCCAGTTGTGGCGGGAACTCGGTTACGCCGACGAACTCGGCTCGCTGCTCGACGCGCCGTGGCCGAAGGTCGACGAGAAGGCGCTGGAGCAGTCCGAGATCGAACTCGTGCTGCAGGTGAACGGCAAGGTGCGCGGCGCGATCACGGTGGCGAAAGACGCCTCGCGTGAAGCGATCGAACAGCTCGCGGCCGCTCACGAGATGGTCGCGAAGTTCAGCGAAGGCAAGGCGCCCAAGAAGATCATCGTGGTGCCGGGGCGCCTCGTGAACGTGGTGGTGTGA
- a CDS encoding ExbD/TolR family protein, with translation MAFGGLDKKQAAAPMAEINMTPLIDVMLVLLVIFIITAPLFTHAIRLDLPKVAAAPARQTPQTISLSIDAAGKLYWNGTVITLEQMRTRFAQAGKQSDQPEIHLSAERSTRYEVIAQVMGAAQQAGLERIGFVTDPPPPAARP, from the coding sequence ATGGCATTCGGCGGACTCGACAAAAAGCAGGCGGCCGCGCCGATGGCCGAGATCAACATGACGCCGTTGATCGACGTGATGCTGGTGCTGCTGGTGATTTTTATCATTACCGCGCCTTTATTCACGCATGCGATCCGGCTCGATTTGCCGAAAGTCGCCGCCGCGCCCGCGCGCCAGACGCCGCAAACCATTTCCCTTTCCATCGACGCCGCCGGCAAACTCTACTGGAACGGCACTGTCATCACGCTTGAGCAGATGCGCACGCGCTTCGCACAAGCGGGAAAGCAGAGCGACCAGCCGGAGATCCATCTGAGCGCCGAGCGCTCCACGCGCTACGAAGTGATCGCGCAGGTCATGGGCGCGGCGCAGCAGGCGGGCCTGGAGCGGATCGGCTTCGTGACCGACCCGCCGCCGCCCGCTGCCAGGCCCTAG
- a CDS encoding MotA/TolQ/ExbB proton channel family protein → MAGSSGIIHYLQTSDAITHGVAYVLLAMSIASWCFLIVKSWILTRAKRQATRAIAQFWQAPTLSEGVAALRRADRERVFTPLAEAALHAAEVDIPGALLARVERGERVLRALRQALSASQRRLEFGQVLLASVGSTAPFVGLLGTVWGIYHALGSIAASGQAQIENVAGPVGEALIMTAFGLVVAIPAVLAYNVLGRLVRQLSEELDGFAHDLHAYVCAPAEQAQAPARAPQISTH, encoded by the coding sequence ATGGCAGGCAGCAGCGGCATCATCCATTACCTGCAAACCAGCGACGCGATCACGCATGGCGTCGCTTACGTGCTGCTGGCCATGTCGATTGCTAGCTGGTGCTTTCTGATCGTCAAAAGCTGGATACTCACTCGCGCCAAACGTCAGGCCACGCGCGCGATTGCCCAGTTCTGGCAGGCGCCCACGCTGTCCGAAGGCGTCGCGGCGTTAAGGCGCGCGGACCGCGAGCGGGTCTTCACGCCACTTGCGGAAGCGGCGCTTCATGCGGCTGAAGTGGACATTCCGGGTGCGCTGTTGGCCCGCGTCGAACGTGGCGAGCGGGTGCTGCGGGCGTTGCGCCAGGCGCTCAGTGCGTCGCAGCGGCGGCTCGAATTCGGCCAGGTTTTGCTGGCCTCGGTGGGCAGCACGGCACCGTTCGTCGGCTTGCTCGGCACCGTGTGGGGCATCTATCACGCGCTCGGCAGCATTGCGGCGAGCGGTCAGGCGCAGATCGAAAACGTCGCCGGGCCGGTTGGCGAGGCGCTCATCATGACCGCTTTCGGCCTCGTGGTGGCGATTCCGGCGGTGCTGGCGTACAACGTGCTCGGCCGGCTGGTGCGGCAGTTGTCGGAGGAGCTCGACGGCTTCGCGCACGATCTGCACGCCTACGTCTGCGCGCCGGCGGAACAGGCGCAGGCACCCGCGCGCGCCCCGCAGATCTCGACGCACTAG
- the dapB gene encoding 4-hydroxy-tetrahydrodipicolinate reductase produces MKIAIAGASGRMGRMLIETVLNDADATLSGALDRVGSPQLGQDAGAFLGKQTGVVLTDDIERVFAESDYLIDFTRPEGTLVHLEAAQRHKVKMVIGTTGFDNEQKAQLRAAADRIAIMFASNMSVGVNVTLKLLEYAAKHFATGYDIEIIEAHHRHKVDAPSGTALTMGEVIAHALGRNLDDCAVYSREGVTGERDPSTIGFSAIRGGDIVGDHTVLFAGIGERIEITHKSASRLSYAQGALRAVRFLEGHATGFFDMQDVLGLR; encoded by the coding sequence ATGAAAATTGCCATTGCTGGCGCATCGGGCCGTATGGGCCGCATGCTCATCGAAACTGTCCTCAACGATGCCGACGCTACGCTGTCCGGCGCACTCGACCGCGTGGGCTCCCCGCAGCTCGGTCAGGATGCGGGCGCATTTCTCGGCAAACAGACGGGCGTCGTGCTGACCGACGACATCGAGCGCGTATTCGCCGAATCCGACTACCTGATCGACTTCACGCGCCCCGAAGGCACGCTGGTGCATCTGGAAGCGGCGCAGCGTCACAAGGTGAAAATGGTGATCGGCACGACCGGCTTCGACAACGAGCAGAAGGCGCAACTGCGCGCCGCGGCGGACAGAATCGCCATCATGTTCGCGTCGAACATGAGCGTCGGCGTGAACGTCACGCTGAAGCTGCTCGAATACGCCGCGAAGCATTTCGCGACCGGCTACGACATCGAAATCATCGAGGCGCATCATCGTCACAAGGTCGATGCGCCGTCCGGCACGGCATTGACGATGGGCGAAGTGATCGCCCACGCGCTCGGTCGCAATCTCGACGACTGCGCGGTCTACAGCCGCGAAGGCGTGACCGGCGAGCGCGATCCGTCCACCATCGGTTTTTCGGCGATTCGCGGCGGCGATATCGTCGGCGACCATACGGTGCTGTTTGCGGGCATCGGCGAGCGCATCGAGATCACGCACAAGTCGGCGAGCCGTCTGTCGTATGCGCAAGGCGCGCTTCGTGCTGTACGTTTCCTCGAAGGCCACGCAACCGGCTTTTTCGACATGCAGGACGTACTTGGCCTGCGTTGA
- a CDS encoding outer membrane protein assembly factor BamE — MRGTLIAVATVAVLAGCSTYDSLTQRIAQSITPYRITVVQGNFVSKEAAAQMQVGLTRAQVKQLLGTPLLADMFHADRWDYVFYFKRGSTNVVQQRDFVILFAGDRVASWSGGEDLPSNLELLAEIDGDKLGKKKAAAAVATSASGASEAASAAAPVTLDTTRSPSVAGAAAAAVPSTDANAEAAQAANRATNAVQLSPARPSVPSAPTANGGGIPQQSPTGNGQPQFQFHRPPPPQNPGTDNSNPVGPTGPQSSNGGPTYNTPLTSSPASGTGG, encoded by the coding sequence ATGCGGGGTACCTTGATCGCTGTTGCGACTGTCGCGGTTCTTGCCGGATGTTCCACTTACGACAGCCTGACACAGCGCATTGCCCAAAGCATCACGCCGTACCGGATCACGGTAGTGCAGGGTAATTTCGTTTCGAAAGAAGCGGCGGCGCAGATGCAGGTCGGCCTGACCCGCGCGCAGGTCAAGCAATTGCTCGGCACGCCGCTGCTGGCCGACATGTTCCACGCGGACCGCTGGGACTACGTGTTCTATTTCAAGCGCGGCTCGACTAACGTCGTGCAGCAGCGCGACTTCGTGATTCTCTTCGCAGGCGACCGCGTCGCCAGCTGGTCGGGTGGCGAAGATCTGCCGTCCAACCTCGAGTTGCTGGCTGAAATCGACGGCGACAAGCTGGGCAAGAAGAAGGCCGCGGCCGCCGTGGCGACCAGTGCCAGCGGTGCGAGCGAGGCCGCCTCCGCTGCGGCGCCGGTCACGCTGGACACCACGCGTTCGCCGTCCGTCGCCGGCGCAGCCGCAGCGGCGGTGCCGTCCACGGACGCCAACGCGGAAGCCGCGCAAGCCGCCAATCGTGCGACCAATGCGGTGCAGTTGTCGCCCGCGCGTCCGTCCGTGCCGAGCGCGCCGACCGCCAACGGCGGCGGCATCCCGCAGCAAAGCCCCACGGGCAATGGGCAGCCGCAGTTCCAGTTCCATCGTCCGCCGCCGCCGCAGAATCCGGGTACGGACAACAGCAATCCGGTAGGCCCGACGGGCCCGCAGAGCAGCAACGGCGGCCCGACGTACAACACGCCGTTGACCTCTTCGCCGGCTTCGGGAACGGGCGGCTAA